In Sulfuricurvum sp., the sequence TCTCCTCTTATTCCTCCTCTCCTTTATCAGCTACTGGTGGGGACGACGCAAAAGCGTTACTGAGGGGAAAGATTTGGAGAGCTTTTTAGGGCAATTTAGCGAGGGTGAATCCACCGCAAGCTTCACCTCCGAAGTGCACCACAACACCACCACCAACGAAACATGGCTTCTCCTCGCCCAAGGGTTCGAGCATCAGGGGAACTATGAAAAAAGTATCGAGATTTACCTCGCCCTCCTCAGTAAAAAAAGTGATAAAATCGTCGAAAAAGAGGTGTTGCTCAAACTCGGACGGGGCTATTTCAAAGCGGGGTTTTTGGAGCGTTCACGCCAAAGCTTTCTCCAAATCCTCCAAAACCACCCCCGCACTCCGGCGGCACTTCACCATCTCATCTTAATCTACGAACAGCTCCAACAATGGGACAAAGCACTCGAAGTGATGGAATCGTTAAACGAACTCCAAGGGGAGATAGGATGCGAACAACTCTACCTCGAAGCACGCCAAATCCTCTCCAACCCAAAAGCCTCCGTCGATGAAAAAACAACCTTTTTGATAAATCTCTACACCCAACACGCCAAACTGGGATATCTCGTCTTCGAATACCTCTTTACCTACGCCCCGAAACTTGCTTGGAGCCATTTTGACCCCTCCCTCTCACCCCGACTCGCCGATATTTTATGGAGATTATCTCCGGAGAATCTTGATTTGGATATAATTTCACGCAACAGTTTTTTACGGGAACTTTTTAGTGCCAAAGGGGTGTGCGATTTTTCAACCTCAAGCAATATTTTTGAGCTTGACACCCTCATAAGCCTCCATAAATGCGGACATTCAAAAGCAACATTGCAATTTGAATACGTCTGTAACAGCTGTCATCACCTCTCGTTTTTTCCATTTCACCGTTGCGGTAACTGCGGTGCGATTGATTCGATTGAGAGTACCATGAGCCTCACAAAGGAGCGATTTGAAGACCATAACTCTTTTCAGTGACGGTTCAGCCCTAGGAAACCCAGGACCGGGGGGATATGGGGCGATTTTACGATTCGGCGAGATAGAGAAAATCGTCTCCGGCGGTGAAGTTCATACGACCAACAATCGGATGGAGCTTTTAGGGGTTATCGAGGGATTACGCGCCCTCAAAGAGCCCTGCGATGTGACGATTATCTCCGATTCTAGCTACGTTATCCGTGGGATTAACGAGTGGCTAGAGGGGTGGGTAAAA encodes:
- a CDS encoding tetratricopeptide repeat protein, which encodes MDTFFIEFRDPLFSVLLFFLLLFLLSFISYWWGRRKSVTEGKDLESFLGQFSEGESTASFTSEVHHNTTTNETWLLLAQGFEHQGNYEKSIEIYLALLSKKSDKIVEKEVLLKLGRGYFKAGFLERSRQSFLQILQNHPRTPAALHHLILIYEQLQQWDKALEVMESLNELQGEIGCEQLYLEARQILSNPKASVDEKTTFLINLYTQHAKLGYLVFEYLFTYAPKLAWSHFDPSLSPRLADILWRLSPENLDLDIISRNSFLRELFSAKGVCDFSTSSNIFELDTLISLHKCGHSKATLQFEYVCNSCHHLSFFPFHRCGNCGAIDSIESTMSLTKERFEDHNSFQ
- the rnhA gene encoding ribonuclease HI — its product is MKTITLFSDGSALGNPGPGGYGAILRFGEIEKIVSGGEVHTTNNRMELLGVIEGLRALKEPCDVTIISDSSYVIRGINEWLEGWVKRNFAKVKNPDLWSEYLIVSKPHRIKGVWVRGHNGHPENERCDQIARDEAEKFKNGLL